One stretch of Podospora bellae-mahoneyi strain CBS 112042 chromosome 2, whole genome shotgun sequence DNA includes these proteins:
- a CDS encoding Type I Iterative PKS (SMCOG1021:malonyl CoA-acyl carrier protein transacylase; antiSMASH:Cluster_4; EggNog:ENOG503P1C2; COG:I), which produces MWSPSSHHHTPLTTFHTPAMANNTSIFLFGDQTFDFVPKLRELLTVQDCPLLAAFLGQAHYVVRAQMIRSLPPQEHKLSRTANLAEMLQKYADGKLNPAFQTALSCISQLGSFMRTYEEDSTKPYPRANDSYVLGVCTGSLAAAAISCSSSLSELLPIAVQTALIAFRLGLCALEMRDRLETSAPDRARSWSAVVSGLMPQVAEALVKEFCDGNALPKTRYPWITATAAKSTTITGSPRVLDQLLAAKSFNGYKTTEIPVFVPSHGDHLFTSKDIDFILETTAVAPWSGYSAKIPFLSSASGKLVWVANFRVLIELALSQCLLVPIGWDKVETEVPRLLKSRGVSSAVITPVGSSAQKSLSSALATGGIANEIGTVTGGTNRFSHRPGSNRCKLAIVSMSGRFPEAQSTDAFWDLLYKGVDTCKEVPRRRWDVRTHVDDTGKARNKGATRWGCWLDFTAEFDPRFFSISPKEAPQMDPAQRMSLMSTYEAMERAGIVPDTTPSTQRNRIGVFHGVTSNDWMETNTAQNIDTHFITGGNRGFIPGRINFCFEFSGPSYSNDTACSSSLAAIHLACNSLWRGDCDTAVAGGTNMIFTPDGHTGLDKGFFLSRTGNCKPFDDAADGYCRAEGVGTVFIKRLEDALADNDPILATILDAKTNHSAMSDSMTRPHVGAQIENMTAVLSSACVGPNELSYIEMHGTGTQVGDAVEMESVLSVFAPDEEARPKNRPLYVGSAKANVGHGEGVSGVTSLVKVLLMMQHNTIVPHCGIKPGSKINRHYPDLGARNVHIALEPKPWPRSNGPRRVLINNFSAAGGNTALLVEDAPERQDLSAPDPRTNHIVTASGHVGKSLKTNLERLLEYIQSTPNLSISQLSYTTTARRWHHLHRVSITGSTITEVERSLITAIANGDGINRPKTKPNVVFAFTGQGSQYLGMGRQLYEAYPKFRDAVDRFDRLAQSHGFPSFLHIITSAEGDMDAMLPVVVQVGLACLEMALGDLLRSFGLRPSVVVGHSLGEYAALYVAGVLSASDAIYVVGKRAELLQERCQRGTHSMLAARASAASLTEMLEGLGCDVACINGPHDTVVSGSIEDITEAQRVLAGKGIKATVLKLPFAFHSAQVQPILEDLEKLAGGVSFSKPVVPVLSPLLGNIINEEGAIDANYLAKHCREAVDMVKALETARDKGLINDKTIIVELGPKPLLSGMVKMTLGNNMTTLSTLHQNTDVWPNLTTILSTIYTAGLDVNWVAYHAPFDSAKKVIPLPDYGWDLKEYYIPYEGDWCLHRHEIKCDCADAGKEVYTSAYQVPTESPLRKPSKLDATKEAYPEIKTTTTVHRVVEEKTEPLGATFIVETDMSRADVNPIAQGHLVDGIPLATPSFYADIALQVGRYSMARLRAGHPGALDGFVDVCDLVVDKALIPHGQGPQLLRTTLTMSWPPKAAATTRKATVKFATYLPDGKLDTEHATCTVRFTTDAQHKSLQKKVPDYKTKIHQLHDGMAKGRCLRYTRKSGYKLMSSMATFHPDYKLLDNLILKEAENEATCKMNFSDAKSEGDFAAHPAYVDAITQVAGFAMNASDETDIAKEVYVNHGWGSLQIYEPLVKGKEYEVYTKFSRDKGGDLAHGDVVVLHGDRVVAFFGNLSLRIVPRKALHVVLKSALDKGIRQRGGNPTAPAKSKPSFVDVKPTPAPMTTKQANQPAPTSDLVKKRTAPKPKAKTCETPNDEKFHAVLRVVSEESGVALEELTDESNFVDMGIDSLSSMVIGSRMREDLGMDMASEFSLFIDCPTVGALRNYLGASSTAAEVEDDEDDEYHDAEPVASQQTPDPYLAHVTTRASDVLAIPTTESGAAFDSSQFPAALKIISEESGVAIEELTTETIFSDIGIDSLSSMVISSRFKEELGLGLNSAFSLFDDVPTVAKLSAFLNNNNNNSSSNLAPEEVASISSTTSDLDHSSSIHESSSSSASEPEDDDNDTPPSIKRVPHCRPCTSVILQSLPRVAKRTLFLLPDGGGSASSYVPLPRLKSDVAVVGLNCPYARDPENMNCTHTAMIESFCAEIRRRQPHGPYHLGGWSSGGAFAYVVAEALVNSGEEVGSIIIIDAPVPQVMEKLPDSFYKHCNSVGLFANQPGGQGGSAEPPGYLIPHFQAVVDVMLDYKVAPLKAISGRMPKVGLIWAAETVLKESEAPKMKGMHFMVKKRVDFGPDGWDGVLPGAEFDIVKAEGANHFTLMSKEHVGLISDLIDRVMSSYTG; this is translated from the exons ATGTggtctccttcctcccatcatcatacTCCTTTGACCACCTTTCACACACCAGCCATGGCCAACAATACAAGCATATTTCTCTTCGGAGACCAAACATTTGACTTTGTGCCAAAGCTGCGCGAGCTCTTGACTGTTCAGGACTGTCCTCTCCTGGCAGCCTTCCTGGGCCAGGCTCACTATGTTGTCCGGGCACAGATGATCCGATCGCTGCCGCCGCAAGAGCACAAACTCTCCAGGACGGCCAACCTGGCTGAGATGTTGCAAAAGTATGCCGACGGGAAGTTAAACCCAGCATTTCAGACTGCCTTGTCGTGTATATCCCAGCTGGGCAGCTTTATGCG GACATACGAAGAAGACAGCACAAAGCCTTACCCGCGTGCCAATGATAGCTACGTTTTGGGTGTATGTACCGGCTCGcttgccgccgctgccatcaGCTGCAGCAGCTCTCTCTCAGAACTGCTACCCATAGCCGTCCAAACAGCCTTGATAGCATTCCGTCTTGGCCTCTGTGCGCTCGAAATGCGAGACCGTCTCGAGACATCGGCTCCCGATCGTGCACGTTCATGGTCTGCTGTCGTCTCAGGTCTTATGCCACAAGTCGCCGAGGCACTCGTGAAGGAGTTCTGTGATGGGAATGCCCTGCCCAAGACTCGATATCCCTGGATCACAGCTACTGCCGCCAAGTCAACAACTATCACTGGAAGCCCCCGTGTTCTGGACCAGCTGCTTGCTGCCAAGTCATTCAACGGGTACAAAACAACTGAGATTCCAGTCTTTGTGCCATCGCACGGCGACCATCTCTTCACGTCCAAAGACATCGATTTCATCTTGGAGACTACTGCTGTTGCGCCATGGTCGGGCTACTCAGCCAAGATCCCTTTCCTGTCAAGCGCGTCCGGCAAGTTAGTGTGGGTGGCAAACTTCAGAGTTCTTATCGAGCTGGCACTGTCTCAGTGTCTCCTGGTACCCATCGGATGGGACAAGGTTGAGACCGAAGTGCCTCGTCTACTCAAGTCTCGCGGTGTTAGCAGCGCTGTCATCACTCCCGTGGGGTCATCCGCTCAAAAGAGCCTATCGTCAGCTCTAGCAACAGGCGGTATCGCCAATGAAATTGGGACCGTGACCGGTGGGACCAACAGGTTTTCCCATCGCCCCGGAAGCAACAGGTGCAAGCTTGCCATTGTTTCCATGTCGGGAAGATTTCCCGAGGCTCAGAGTACTGATGCCTTCTGGGATCTCCTTTACAAAGGCGTCGACACGTGCAAAGAGGTGCCACGTCGACGATGGGACGTCAGAACCCATGTAGACGACACCGGCAAGGCTCGCAACAAAGGCGCCACACGATGGGGCTGCTGGCTGGACTTTACAGCTGAGTTTGACCCGCGGTTCTTTAGCATTTCGCCCAAGGAGGCGCCTCAGATGGATCCGGCCCAGCGAATGTCGTTGATGTCGACGTACGAGGCCATGGAGCGTGCCGGCATCGTCCCCGATACAACTCCATCCACGCAGCGCAACCGTATTGGGGTGTTCCATGGTGTCACTAGCAATGATTGGATGGAGACCAACACCGCCCAGAACATCGACACGCACTTTATTACGGGAGGCAACAGAGGCTTCATCCCCGGCCGTATCAACTTTTGCTTCGAGTTTTCGGGCCCAAGCTACAGCAATGACACTGCTTGCTCGTCCAGTTTGGCAGCGATCCACCTGGCCTGCAACTCGCTCTGGCGCGGTGACTGTGATacggctgttgctggtggtaCCAACATGATCTTCACGCCCGATGGCCACACCGGTCTTGACAAAGGCTTCTTTTTGTCTCGCACTGGAAACTGCAAGCCGTTTGACGACGCTGCGGATGGATACTGCCGtgctgagggtgttggcACTGTTTTCATCAAGCGATTGGAGGATGCCTTGGCTGATAATGATcccatcctcgccaccatcctcgacgcCAAGACGAACCACTCTGCCATGTCAGACTCGATGACGAGACCACACGTCGGCGCTCAAATCGAGAACATGACTGCTGTGCTTAGTAGTGCCTGTGTTGGGCCCAACGAGCTGAGCTACATCGAGATGCACGGGACCGGCACCCAGGTCGGGGACGCGGTCGAAATGGAGTCTGTGCTCTCCGTCTTTGCCCCTGACGAGGAGGCTCGTCCCAAGAATCGCCCATTGTACGTTGGTTCTGCGAAAGCCAATGTTGGCCATGGTGAAGGTGTCTCGGGCGTGACCAGCCTTGTCAAGGTGCTCTTGATGATGCAGCACAACACCATTGTGCCTCACTGCGGGATCAAGCCTGGAAGCAAGATCAACCGACATTACCCTGACCTTGGAGCGCGCAACGTCCACATTGCCCTGGAGCCCAAGCCGTGGCCTCGGTCTAACGGGCCTCGCCGcgttctcatcaacaacttcaGCGCCGCCGGTGGCAACACGGCACTGCTGGTGGAAGATGCACCCGAGCGCCAGGACTTGTCTGCACCAGACCCGAGAACCAACCACATTGTCACCGCTTCTGGCCATGTGGGAAAGTCGCTCAAGACCAACCTGGAACGACTCCTCGAGTACATTCAGAGTACTCCGAATCTCTCGATCTCTCAGCTGTCGTATACCACCACAGCTCGCCGCTGGCATCACCTTCACCGCGTGAGCATCACCGggtccaccatcaccgaggtGGAGCGCAGCTTGATAACGGCCATCGCCAATGGAGACGGTATCAACCGTCCCAAGACCAAGCCCAACGTCGTTTTTGCCTTCACAGGTCAAGGCTCACAGTACCTTGGTATGGGTCGACAGTTGTACGAGGCATATCCGAAATTCCGTGACGCCGTTGATCGCTTCGACCGTCTCGCGCAGAGCCATggcttcccttcttttctgcacatcatcacctctGCTGAGGGCGACATGGATGCCATGCTCCCCGTAGTGGTGCAGGTCGGTCTGGCATGCCTTGAAATGGCCCTCGGTGACCTCCTCCGATCCTTTGGGCTCAGGCCTAGCGTTGTCGTGGGACACAGTCTTGGAGAGTACGCGGCGCTGTATGTGGCCGGTGTCCTTTCAGCGTCTGACGCGATTTATGTCGTCGGGAAGCGAGCCGAGCTTCTTCAGGAACGCTGTCAGCGCGGTACCCATTCTATGCTAGCCGCTAGAGCTTCAGCTGCCTCTCTTACCGAGAtgttggaagggttgggcTGTGATGTTGCGTGTATCAATGGCCCGCATGATACTGTCGTGAGCGGCTCGATCGAGGATATCACCGAGGCGCAACGTGTCCTCGCTGGAAAGGGGATCAAGGCGACAGTATTGAAGCTTCCGTTTGCCTTTCATTCGGCTCAGGTGCAGCCGATTCTGGAAGACCTTGAGAAACTGGCAGGTGGGGTGTCTTTCTCAAAACCGGTTGTGCCTGTCTTGTCGCCACTATTGGGTAATATCATTAACGAGGAAGGTGCCATCGATGCCAACTATCTTGCCAAACATTGCCGCGAGGCGGTCGATATGGTCAAAGCTCTCGAGACAGCCAGAGATAAGGGCCTCATCAACGATAAGACCATCATCGTCGAGCTTGGGCCAAAACCGTTGCTCAGCGgcatggtgaagatgacaCTCGGAAACAACATGACCACGCTATCCACTCTGCATCAGAACACAGACGTCTGGCCTaatctcaccaccatcctgtCGACCATCTACACTGCTGGTCTCGACGTCAACTGGGTCGCCTATCACGCTCCTTTTGACTCGGCCAAGAAAGTGATCCCTCTGCCCGACTATGGCTGGGACTTGAAGGAGTACTACATCCCTTACGAAGGCGACTGGTGCCTGCACCGCCACGAGATCAAATGCGACTGCGCTGATGCCGGCAAAGAGGTGTACACTTCTGCCTACCAGGTGCCCACCGAGTCGCCCCTTCGCAAGCCATCAAAGCTGGATGCCACGAAAGAAGCCTACCCTGAAATCAAGACTACAACCACTGTCCACCGTGTGGTCGAAGAGAAGACAGAGCCGTTGGGAGCCACCTTTATCGTCGAAACAGACATGTCCCGTGCCGATGTCAACCCTATCGCACAAGGCCACCTCGTCGATGGCATCCCCCTCGCCACGCCTTCATTCTACGCCGACATTGCCCTCCAAGTCGGCAGATACTCCATGGCCCGACTCCGAGCCGGACACCCAGGAGCCCTGGACGGCTTCGTTGACGTGTGTGATCTTGTTGTCGACAAAGCCCTTATTCCCCATGGACAAGgtccccagctcctccgcaCTACTTTGACAATGAGCTGGCCTCCCAAGgctgccgccaccacccggAAAGCCACCGTCAAGTTCGCAACATATCTCCCCGACGGAAAGCTTGACACGGAGCACGCCACCTGCACAGTCCGCTTCACGACAGATGCCCAGCACAAGTCCCTCCAAAAGAAAGTACCCGACTACAAGACCAAGATCCACCAGCTCCACGATGGCATGGCGAAGGGAAGATGCCTCCGATACACCCGCAAGAGCGGGTACAAGCTCATGAGCAGCATGGCTACTTTCCACCCTGATTACAAGCTCCTCGACAATCTGATTCTCAAAGAGGCAGAAAATGAAGCAACTTGTAAGATGAACTTTTCCGATGCCAAGAGCGAAGGGGACTTTGCTGCCCATCCAGCGTATGTGGATGCCATCACCCAGGTGGCTGGGTTTGCCATGAACGCCAGTGACGAGACGGATATTGCCAAGGAGGTGTATGTCAACCATGGCTGGGGGTCATTGCAGATCTATGAGCCGCTagtgaaggggaaggagtaTGAGGTTTACACCAAGTTCAGCAGGGATAAGGGGGGTGATCTTGCTCACGGTGATGTAGTTGTTCTGCATGGGGACAGAGTGGTGGCGTTCTTTGGGAATCTGTCG CTGCGTATTGTGCCACGAAAGGCATTGCATGTTGTGCTCAAGTCAGCACTTGACAAAGGAATCCGTCAACGCGGCGGAAACCCGACAGCTCCTGCAAAGTCCAAGCCATCATTTGTTGACGTCAAACCAACGCCTGCTCCGATGACGACGAAGCAAGCAAACCAGCCAGCGCCAACCTCAGACCTGGTGAAGAAAAGGACAGCCCCTAAACCCAAGGCAAAGACTTGCGAGACACCCAATGATGAGAAGTTCCACGCGGTCCTCCGGGTTGTTTCCGAGGAGAGCGGTGTTGCTCTCGAGGAGCTCACAGATGAGAGCAACTTTGTCGACATGGGCATTGACTCACTGAGCTCCATGGTAATTGGCAGTAGAATGAGGGAAGACTTGGGCATGGACATGGCTTCGGAATTCTCCCTCTTCATTGACTGCCCAACTGTTGGTGCCTTGAGAAACTACTTGGGTGCTTCTTCTACCGCAGCAGAAgtagaagatgatgaagatgacgaaTACCATGACGCCGAGCCGGTTGCAAGTCAACAGACACCAGACCCATACCTTGCACATGTTACAACCCGAGCTTCCGATGTATTGGCAATACCCACCACGGAGTCTGGCGCAGCCTTCGACAGCAGCCAGTTTCCTGCCGCACTGAAGATCATCTCTGAGGAAAGCGGCGTCGCGATTGAAGAACTCACCACCGAGACAATCTTTTCCGACATTGGCATAGACTCCCTCAGCTCCATGGTCATCTCCAGTCGTTTCAAAGAGGAACTCGGCCTAGGCCTCAActcagccttctccctcttcgacGACGTCCCCACCGTGGCCAAACTCTCCGcgttcctcaacaacaacaacaacaacagcagcagcaatctTGCTCCGGAAGAAGTcgcctccatctcttccaccacctcagaCCTAGACCATAGCTCCTCTATCCAcgaaagcagcagcagcagcgccagcgaacccgaggatgacgacaacgatacccccccatccatcaagCGCGTGCCACACTGCCGTCCCTGCACGTCCGTCATCCTCCAAAGCCTTCCCCGCGTCGCAAAAAGAAccctctttctcctccccgacggcggcggctccgcatcctcctacgtccccctcccccgcctcaaATCCgacgtcgccgtcgtcggccTCAACTGCCCCTACGCGCGCGACCCCGAAAACATGAACTGCACCCACACAGCCATGATCGAGTCTTTTTGTGCCGAAATCCGGCGCCGCCAACCCCACGGACCATATCACCTAGGCGGGTGGTCCTCGGGTGGGGCGTTCGCCTACGTCGTGGCGGAGGCGCTGGTGAAttccggggaggaggtcgggaGTATAATCATCATCGACGCGCCGGTGCCAcaggtgatggagaagtTGCCGGATAGCTTTTACAAGCATTGTAATAGTGTGGGGTTGTTTGCGAATCAACCTGGGGGGCAGGGGGGTAGTGCTGAGCCGCCGGGGTATTTGATTCCGCATTTTCAGGCGGTGGTAGATGTCATGTTGGATTACAAGGTTGCTCCGCTTAAAGCCATCAGTGGTAGGATGCCCAAGGTGGGCCTGATTTGGGCTGCGGAGACTGTGTTGAAAGAGAGCGAGGCGCCGAAGATGAAGGGGATGCATTTTATGGTCAAGAAGAGGGTTGATTTTGGACCGGAtgggtgggatggggtgCTGCCTGGGGCCGAGTTTGATATTGTGAAGGCGGAGGGGGCGAATCATTTTACGCTTATG AGCAAGGAGCATGTCGGGTTGATCAGCGATCTGATTGACCGTGTTATGAGTAGTTATACTGGGTGA
- a CDS encoding hypothetical protein (antiSMASH:Cluster_4; COG:E; EggNog:ENOG503PA1W), whose product MSTYALLGATGATGTSVLRHLLQNPPQDLIQLNILVRSKPKLLQTFPTLLSSRPPPPFKIHIFEGTSTSPHSLTPCLTSATTILNCVGTNASNPGTTLHSTTASAIISSLTTISLTNKSHYQPPTILQLRTASLNPALSSQVPKLVHSIVSFCLHNSYSDLEQACNLYIPASRNGLLNYILIDPPTLHESPPTGYSLITRADEKQDVALSYADLGAAMCELATTKERLHGKAVGVSARGKVRERWMPLMGFLAKGAMGRVGERLREGVTFMYGPMAPFFAIGMYAEAPGLPAYATVTVRSS is encoded by the coding sequence atgtcCACCTACGCCCTCCTCGGAGCTACCGGCGCAACCGGCACCAGcgtcctccgccacctcctccaaaacccccctcaagACCTAATCCAACTCAACATCCTCGTCCGCTCCAaacccaaactcctccaaaccttcccaaccctcctctcatcccgccctcccccccctttcaaaATCCACATCTTCGAAggcacctccacctctccacaCTCCCTAACCCCCTGCCTAACCTCAGCAACCACAATCCTCAACTGCGTCGGCACCAACGCCAGCAACCCCGGCACAACCctccactccaccaccgcatcagccatcatctcctccctcaccaccatctcgctCACCAACAAGAGCCACTACCAACCCCCCACAATCCTCCAACTCCGCACCGCAAGCCTCAaccccgccctctcctcccaagtGCCCAAGCTAGTCCACTCCATTGTCAGTTTCTGTCTGCACAACAGCTACTCCGACCTAGAACAGGCGTGCAACCTCTACATTCCAGCTTCCAGAAACGGGTTGTTAAATTACATACTCATCGACCCGCCCACGCTTCACGAGTCCCCCCCGACGGGATATTCTCTCATCACCCGAGCAGACGAAAAGCAAGACGTCGCGCTTAGTTACGCCGATCTTGGGGCGGCGATGTGCGAGCTTGCCACGACGAAGGAACGGCTTCACGGAAAGGCAGTGGGCGTCTcggcgagggggaaggtgagAGAAAGATGGATGCCATTGATGGGGTTCCTAGCCAAGGGGGCGATGGGGAGAGTGGGGGAACGGTTGAGAGAGGGGGTGACATTTATGTATGGCCCAATGGCGCCTTTTTTCGCGATTGGTATGTATGCTGAGGCTCCCGGGTTGCCTGCTTATGCGACCGTGACGGTGAGAAGTAGTTAG
- a CDS encoding hypothetical protein (antiSMASH:Cluster_4; SMCOG1042:O-methyltransferase; EggNog:ENOG503NVCR; COG:S): protein MFTIRIVFYRYLGVNQYTHPFPGLDPYYLRTSLAAQSCQTEYHGIAFHHALGTVSLHTVNMESIFNQIKELYTKAEDAGKREIQGYIRELQVGFYSDWDVVMRLTSGPLQLALAKIGIDLDIFTTLTESDIPITLSQLTEQTGASAQLLARLLRTMAAFGLVKETGKYEYTASAFTKVFSNPNAAGAICQLFDIPGPCTQAMPDFLAETKYQNITSNKQTVFQKAFNTDLTLFEWMPQHPKHMKSLGHLMALERPVHWVDKYPVEERLGSLATKPDEAVLVDIGGGFGQQAIAFKAKFPNLPGRVIVQDIPQTLAGARPVPGIEFVEHDFFGPQTVKGAKLYYLRHVLHDWPDKESLQILKNIIPAMGPDSRLIIDDVVLPEMGVPWQSAYMDLIMMNSLGGVERTKPEWEALLSEAELKIVEIHQYDSKMQSIIVTVPK from the exons ATGTTCACAATCCGAATTGTGTTTTACCGATATCTCGGAGTAAATCAGTACACCCATCCCTTTCCCGGTTTAGACCCATACTACTTGAGGACATCTCTCGCAGCCCAAAGTTGTCAAACAGAATACCACGGTATTGCCTTCCACCACGCACTAGGTACTGTTTCACTACATACTGTCAATATGGAGTCCATCTTCAATCAGATCAAAGAGCTCTACACCAAGGCAGAGGATGCCGGGAAAAGAGAGATCCAGGGCTACATCCGTGAGCTGCAAGTTGGCTTCTATTCAGATTGGGATGTTGTTATGAGACTCACCAGCGGG CCTCTTCAACTGGCTCTGGCCAAGATTGGCATCGACCTCGACATTTTCACGACCCTCACAGAGAGTGATATTCCTATCACGCTGAGCCAGCTGACTGAGCAAACTGGGGCCTCGGCACAACTTTTGG CGCGCCTCCTTCGTACCATGGCAGCATTTGGCCTCGTGAAAGAGACCGGGAAGTACGAATACACCGCCAGCGCCTTCACCAAAGTCTTTTCGAACCCCAATGCGGCGGGTGCTATTTGCCAACT CTTCGATATTCCCGGCCCGTGTACCCAGGCCATGCCCGACTTTCTCGCCGAGACCAAGTACCAAAacatcacctccaacaagCAGACCGTCTTCCAGAAAGCCTTCAACACTGACCTGACGCTCTTTGAGTGGATGCCTCAACACCCAAAGCACATGAAGAGCCTAGGCCACCTGATGGCACTGGAACGCCCAGTTCATTGGGTAGACAAGTACCCCGTCGAGGAGAGGCTCGGTTCCCTTGCCACCAAGCCCGACGAGGCCGTCTTGGTAGACATAGGCGGCGGGTTTGGCCAGCAGGCCATCGCATTCAAGGCAAAGtttcccaacctccccgGCCGCGTTATTGTCCAAGACATCCCGCAAACTCTGGCGGGTGCCAGGCCGGTTCCGGGCATTGAGTTTGTCGAGCACGACTTCTTCGGCCCACAGACTGTCAAGGGGGCCAAGCTGTATTATCTCCGTCATGTGCTCCACGACTGGCCCGACAAGGAATCTTTGCAGATCTTGAAGAACATCATTCCTGCCATGGGCCCGGACTCGCGTTTGATCATCGACGACGTGGTGCTTCCTGAAATGGGCGTGCCTTGGCAGTCGGCGTACATGGATTTGATTATGATGAACAGCTTGGGAGGCGTGGAGCGAACCAAGCCTGAGTGGGAGGCGCTGTTGAGCGAGGCTGAGTTGAAGATTGTGGAGATTCATCAGTATGACTCCAAGATGCAGTCTATTATTGTCACGGTTCCAAAGTAA
- a CDS encoding hypothetical protein (EggNog:ENOG503NZA8; antiSMASH:Cluster_4; COG:S), whose amino-acid sequence MPSYAVLGATGNTGKALMQILLQSPVNRVNAYCRSKEKLFRVCPEAAKNKQVKVFEGHLDDISLIADCIRGTRAVFLAVAIVDNMPGCTVARDTASVVISALDRIRHEADQHNSHPRLPRLIQLSSASLEESFCGDVPAFVHSILSTAVSYLYKDLAEAEKFLRAQQGWVTSVFVKPGGLVHDQQRGHEISTETAKTPLSFLDLAAGMVEIAASEEGKYSMRNVSVLPTSDHVKFPWDGIYFALTGLLYHYMPWTYRYLGEYPLP is encoded by the coding sequence ATGCCTTCTTATGCAGTGCTTGGTGCCACAGGCAACACGGGCAAAGCTCTGATGCAAATCCTCCTGCAATCACCCGTCAACCGGGTCAACGCCTATTGTCGGTCCAAAGAGAAGCTCTTCCGTGTCTGCCCCGAAGCCGCCAAAAACAAGCAGGTGAAGGTGTTTGAAGGTCATCTCGACGATATCTCGCTCATTGCCGACTGCATCCGCGGTACCCGGGCCGTGTTCCTCGCGGTTGCAATAGTGGACAATATGCCAGGTTGCACCGTGGCTCGGGACACGGCATCGGTTGTCATCTCGGCTCTCGATCGGATTCGGCATGAGGCCGACCAGCACAACTCCCACCCACGGCTTCCGAGACTCATCCAGCTCTCCTCAGCCTCACTCGAGGAGTCCTTCTGCGGAGACGTTCCTGCCTTTGTTCACTCGATCCTCAGCACTGCCGTGTCATATCTCTACAAGGACCTCGCTGAAGCCGAGAAGTTCCTGCGAGCGCAGCAGGGCTGGGTGACTTCCGTCTTTGTCAAGCCCGGAGGGTTGGTTCATGACCAGCAGAGGGGCCACGAGATCAGCACGGAGACAGCCAAGACGCCGCTCTCCTTCTTGGACCTGGCGGCGGGAATGGTGGAGATAGCGGCCAGTGAGGAGGGAAAGTACAGTATGCGGAATGTCAGCGTGCTGCCAACGTCGGACCATGTCAAATTTCCGTGGGATGGCATTTACTTTGCCTTGACGGGGCTGTTGTATCATTACATGCCCTGGACATATCGCTATCTGGGTGAATACCCGCTTCCATAG